In one Nicotiana sylvestris chromosome 8, ASM39365v2, whole genome shotgun sequence genomic region, the following are encoded:
- the LOC138875299 gene encoding uncharacterized protein: protein MPKTSIGETPYSLVYGTDAVIPVEVREPSLRYSNESGSSNDESRLQDLDEVEERRDMAHVRMVAQNKQVERYYNKKAKVRPLKVGDYVLKAKTQAVKDPNKGKLGTNWDGPYKITTAANRGAFQLETMEGKLLQNNWNAAHLKYFHF, encoded by the coding sequence atGCCAAAAACTAGCATAGGCGAGacgccatattcactagtctacggGACTGATGCAGTTATACCCGTCGAAGTCAGAGAACCTAGCTTGAGATACTCCAATGAAAGCGGATCAAGCAACGACGAAAGTAGGTtacaagatctggatgaagtcgaagaacgaagagatatggctcacgtaagaatggtagcccaaaatAAACAAGTagaaaggtactataacaagaaggccaaagtacgaCCGCTCAAGGTCGGAGACTACGTCCTCAAAGCTAAAACACAAGCAGTGAAAGACCCTAATAAGGGAAAACtgggaacaaactgggacggaccatacaaaatcacgaCGGCAGCAAACAGAGGAGCATTCCAGTTagagacaatggaaggaaaactactccaaaacaattGGAATGCCGCCCATCTCAAATACTTCCATTTCTGA